Proteins from a genomic interval of Treponema brennaborense DSM 12168:
- a CDS encoding glycosyltransferase family 2 protein translates to MDVSIIIVNYNTKNLLRNCLESIFEYTQGISFEVIVSDNGSSDGSVEMVKSDFPQIILIENNANLGFGTANNRGLDIANGKYIFYLNSDTVLLNNAVKIFFDYWETSDEKESIGALGCNLLDANKNINDSYGNFFDINRTIIELLKANYGLWKIVFLQLFGYKYCNHVKKKISEKKLGEVDCIIGADLFLANTPLARFDEHIFLYHEEMDLEYRLMKYNKKRLLIDGPLIIHFEGQSSRSSVVFCIDEIESFSAKCKNISRIYYFKKNISRSKALIVKILTVFLWINPLVIKSTYKTLPQLIRR, encoded by the coding sequence ATGGATGTTTCAATAATTATCGTAAATTATAATACTAAAAATCTTCTCAGAAACTGTCTGGAATCGATTTTTGAATATACGCAAGGCATTTCTTTTGAAGTAATCGTTTCCGATAACGGTTCCTCCGACGGTTCTGTAGAAATGGTAAAGTCAGATTTTCCGCAAATTATATTAATCGAAAATAACGCAAATCTCGGTTTTGGAACAGCGAACAATAGAGGTCTTGATATTGCGAACGGTAAATATATTTTCTATTTAAATAGTGATACCGTTTTATTGAATAACGCCGTTAAAATTTTTTTTGATTACTGGGAAACCTCTGATGAAAAAGAATCGATAGGTGCTCTCGGGTGTAATTTATTGGATGCGAATAAAAATATAAATGATTCATATGGAAATTTTTTTGATATAAATAGGACGATAATAGAGTTATTGAAAGCGAATTACGGACTATGGAAGATAGTTTTTTTGCAATTGTTTGGATATAAATATTGTAATCATGTGAAGAAAAAAATATCAGAGAAAAAGCTTGGTGAAGTTGATTGCATAATAGGAGCAGATCTGTTTTTAGCGAATACTCCATTGGCTCGTTTTGATGAACATATTTTCTTATACCATGAAGAAATGGATTTGGAATATCGATTGATGAAGTATAATAAAAAACGATTACTTATTGATGGTCCCTTAATAATTCATTTTGAAGGTCAATCATCTCGTTCTTCGGTAGTGTTTTGTATCGATGAAATAGAAAGCTTTTCTGCAAAATGTAAAAATATATCGCGGATATATTATTTTAAAAAAAATATTTCTCGTTCTAAAGCCCTTATTGTAAAAATTCTTACTGTTTTTCTTTGGATTAATCCTCTTGTGATCAAGAGCACTTATAAAACGTTACCACAATTGATCAGAAGGTGA